TTGAACGTCTACCATTTATGCTGTTCACTCGATACGTGTAGTAGTGTTTCTGCTCAAGGTGTCGGGGCTCTTTGAAGCATATGTCAAAGCAGACCAggatttttcttaagaaaaatccaaaattttGTAGTTACATTGGAGACTagctttaatttttcaaaaacaaaaataaataaaaacatctgtTCTGTGAAACTTTATAATAAGCCAAGAAGTCGGGGTTACTACATAGTCTGTTCCCCCTCCTCACGTCTGTATTTTTTCCCACCTGTTCACTTTCAGGCTGCAATCTGTATGTTCACAGTCACCATGAGAATCTCAAGCCAAGGGAGGGGGCGTTAGAGCGTCTGCGGTGGCCACTTCCCACGGTTACCTGCCATGTATGAGCTCATGTTCTGCTGTTTCCCTCAGATGCTTGCTCTTGTGGATCATTCGAAGTAAACGATCAATTTTCCCCAACAGACCTGCCCCGCATAGACTTTCGTAGTATAGCTGTGCCTGGCACCTCGAGCTCCCGGCAGCGGCAGCCACCAGGAGCACAGCAGCCCCACTCGTCCCCCGGAGACATAGCTTCATCTCCTCAGGGCTTGGACAACCCGGCCTTGCTCCGAGACATGCTGCTGGCCAACCCCCACGAGCTGTCCTTGTTGAAGGAGCGCAACCCGCCCCTGGCAGATGCCTTGCTCAGTGGAGACCTTGGTAAGCTGACTCTGAAGGGCTGTCGAGCTGGCCCGAGGTGAAGTAGTTGTATTGCAGCAAGTGTGGAGAAACGCGAGTGACTAGCGTGTTCAGCCCCGTGTGCCACGATTTGTGGAGCACGTCGGTTGGTCCAGGAGGTGAGTCAGTGCGAACGCCAGAGGCCCAGTCCGCAGCAGTGGCGGGATGTCAGGGCTGCGCAGAGTTCCCAAGTCCAGCCAAACCGCCCCTTccgttgccattttttcctaattatttcaGCAGCACGTAACCCAGCTGCTGATATGTTAACCTGCTCAGTTAGGCCTTTACCTAAAGAGAGCACCGGTAAACCCGCTGGCGCATCCTGGTCACGGGAAACAGGCCCGCCACCTCCAGCTCGTAGGGCAGAGTGGAACCCCATGCCCTCACCCACCCCAAGTCTAATGAAGATGAGTTACCACcaacagtttattttctttcagttaacagaacatttatttttagtcatctcgatgaataaaattttctctgtaaatttttctaattttactggGGTTTATGAAACTgttgattaaatttaaaaacatagcaTACTTAATAAGGCATTCTTCAGTAACCATTTTGTAAATGGAGGTAATATTTACCTACAGagaaatacacatattttctGTGTAGGGTTCGTCAAGTTTTGGCTAACTCATGTAGCCACCGCCCCAATCAAGATCTAGAACATTTCTCCCCAGAATTCCgttatgttttcttccagtcaGTTTCCTCCCCTTATAGGCTACCACTTTTCTGATAATCatagttttgcctatttttgaccttcgtgtaaatggaatcatgcagtatgtcaTCTCATGtccagcttctttcactcaacttcatgttttttagattcatttataTTGTGTGCATTAGCTCATATGACCATTAtcttggtttctttaatttctcacACAGCTTATCTAATTGCCAAAGGCCGTGACGATGGCACATTGAAGTTCACACACTTAAGCGCCCCCCCCCCATTTAAGAAACAGCAAGATAAAGGTGGCTTTTGTAACATACCTTGCAGCAAGCAACCTTTTTCTCTTTACTAATTTTCCTGCCTGTTACCCATCAGGTAATATTGATAGGCTAATAGTAGTTTGCATTTAATTTGTCTGCATTAAGGCAGAGAATgttacaaagaaatgaaactggaagaggaaaagggggttTGTAGTGctctattttatttctaggtAATAGAATAAtaagggcagtggggagaggaggagtggGGTCACTCATGTGCTACACAGGCGTCGTTTCCCAGATTTAAATTGAAAAGTCGCGATCTCTGAATGAAAGCAATGTGATGGATAACTTCTTAAAAGGCTAAATGATTTTTCCAAATACCTTATTTCTTTACACTGAATTAAAGTGAAGAAGTATTCTTGTCTCAGAATAGTAAGTGTAattgctcatttaatttttaggTGTCTTTTCTGCACCTCTTACAGTTGTATTTTGAGAAATTGTCTGATAATGGAAAAGTACTAATAAGGAATGGAAACGGTGATACTTAAGATTTCCACCTCCCTTTGCTTTTATAGAGAAATTTTCCAGGGTCCTGGTGGAGCAGCAGCAGGACCGAGCCCGGAGAGAGCAAGAAAGGATTCGTCTCTTTTCTGCTGACCCTTTTGATCTTGAAGCTCAGgcaaaaatagaagaagatataAGGTATGATGCCTTCACCTAAAGAGCAAGAGTTAGAGGATGCAGACTTCCCAAACTCCTGGCTGTCTGGTGTCAGTTGGGCATCTGCTTTGGGGTAGATTCCTTATTTTGTGCTTGAGATGGTAActtcagtctttttcttcatgCTCTTTTTTCCTCACATTTTGATTCAATATGACAGAGGTACCAGATACCTAACTTAGTGACTTTTCTCtgctaaaatttttaataaagaccCCCTGATAGTCCACAGTGTGTCCTTCAAGCAAATCCAGGTAGATGGCCCCAGGACTAAGCAGAAGCCCCCGATCTGGTGAGGCTAGGCTGGCTACAGGGGCTGCTTGGAATCTGTCTTTAGACATAGTGAGCCCTGATTAAATCCAGGGCTTGCGCATGATTGGATTAGGAGAAAGCGCTCTGTACAGGTGGTCCTGAGTCTTCTCCCTTCTGTGGTTCTTGTCCTGGCCTCAGTGGATAAACTGACTGCCTCACACAGGTTTCCGGCTCCAGCTCCCTAATGCTATAGTTCCTACCTGCAGTGGCATTAAAATCACATTAGAAGCTTTTCATAATGCAGGTGCTTAGGTGCCACTCCCAGCCCTGATGAATCTTAACCTGCAGGGGTGGGACCTAAGCAAGAACACCACCACCAACACTGACCTTGGTCACAATGCTAGTCACAAGCCAGATGCTGTTCAGTCAGTCCTTTGAGAAAAAAACAGCTgttccccaccaccactgccaccaccccatTCAGTTTTTGTGGCCCGTTGTGATGGTTTTGGCACAAGTAGGACCGCACCGGTACCAATGATACTTTTAGGGGCTTCGTCGTCATCTTTGGTTATCGTACTTACCTGAAGCCTTGATTGGTCGTTACATTATACTACCGTCAGCTTGGAAGTCAAGTAAcggcttcttctttctttcttctctgactgCATTTGCaatcaaagaaatgtaaattgtgTGCCAGAATCACTTGACACCCTAAGTCATCACTTGGGTTCTTGTTAAGTGTTCCTGTTAAttgtatcataattttttttttttttaagattttagagagagagaaagggagagagaaagagggagagaaacattaatgtgtagttacctctcgcacaccccccactggggacctggcctgcaacccaggcatgtgtcctaactgggaatcgaactagcaaccctttgcttcgcagtccggtgctcgatccactgagccacaccagccagggctgtatcagACGTTTATCAGAACTAATGAATGTATTTGAGAAACATCTCACTAGTTAAATCTACCCAGGGAAATAGGAGGCTGTTTGTGTTCGCTGAACTAGACTGCATTGCAAGCATAAGGGAACCTTACATAATCCTCAAGAATAATTGGGTTCAACCCAGGAAGCaaaaggggtgggaggaagtgcAGTGAGGCAACAGAGCCAAACCGTGGCAGTGAGCTTCCATGGTTGGAAGTATGGAGGTGAAATCAGGCATATCTGTGTGGCTCGTGTTTCTTCCCAGGCTGAGGCCAAGCAAATGGGGTGATGCGTACAGTCTTCCAAAGGAGAAAGCCTAGTACCGGTAAAAGAAACTCTACCGGTAAGAGTAGAATTGCCAAAAGAGCCCAGAATTGCCAAAGTAACTGGCGTTATCTCGGATTTTTGCTGAAACTTAACCTTGGTTGGTGTGATTGCCATGTCAGGAGTGCACAACTAATTTTAggttatttctaaatttaataatACAGCAGAGGAGAAAAGCTGTGCAATTATATCAGGTGCCATTAAAGTTTGATGTGGCGTGCTAGACCAGTGATTACCCATGGTATGTGTACACTGAGGTGTAATAGCTCGCACATTTGCCTGGCGTAAACAAGTGTGCCTTTGAGTTCTCCGAGAAGTTTAATATTTTAGTACAGAATGGCTGGAAAAAAACATCCATTCAGTTGAGCTAGATTACTAACTCAAAAAGGACAGTTTAGAGCAGGGGTCAGCCAGCTCTTTCCAGGGAGGGccaaaagtaaacattttaggctttgcaggccacggCGTGGTATGAAACAGCCAGACGGTGCCGGTACGCAAATGAGCGGTGAGGTTTGCTTACACCGAGTGGGCTACAGTTTGCCAGCCCCTGGTTTGCAGCGTAATTTATCCAAACCCGGGCCCTGCTCTGTACTGTCTCAGCCTTCAGGTGAGTGGCCTAGCCCTTGCCCTGCTTGCCATTAATGTTGGTCATACTTGGTTACTTCTTTAAAAGGAGGCTGAGGATGGAGACATGAGATGCTAGAGTAAGCTGGAACTCCCTTTTTtatgcttatcttttttttttttttaagatttcatttatttttaggggggggggagaaagacaaggagagaaacatcaatatgtggttgcctctcgcatgccctctactggggacctggcccacaactcaggcatgggccctgattgggaatcgaactggtgaccctttgttttgcaggccggtactcaatccactaagctacactagccagggctatatgCTTTTCTACTGTAACACTTAGAATGTTCAGTTTTTGGAGAAATTATTTGATGATCAGGTGAACAACGATTCTCGTGTATGTAGTTTTCTAAGCGATAGCTAGGTAGGTAGATGGATTTTTTCCTTAGTGTTTTTTGAACACCTGCTTTTATGCTGGTGTTGTATATAATAGATGCTTTCTACATCTCAGCAATCCTACAATAGGAATTATTCTcgttttacagattagaaaacccAATCTCGGAGGTTAAGCAGCAGATTCAACACAGGCAGTTAGGACACCTGTGTATTATATTtgcaaaaaatgtttaatacacTGGACGCAGGAAATGTATCCAGATACCTGGTAAATCCTCAGTTAAAATTGAGCATTCGTGAAATTCTAACATTGTGCAAGATAAAAAGATTGTGACCCTTACTCTTCAGAAgttcttcttcctgtttctgaGCTCATAAAGGAAACAAACATAGTCATTTTAATGAGAGTAATTTGTATGCCTTTAATTTTCTGCTGACTGTATACCTCACTGCCTCCTACTAAATCACATACTGCAGGACAGAGCACCAATTTCCATTTCAATGAGTCAGCTGCTACAACTGGGGCAAAAGATATGTACAAGTCTGTTTTTAATATTGTGGCTTTGAAACAGATCTCTCTTCGTGGAAATAATGCTTCGAGTGTACCTGGTTTTGGTTTGTTACAGGCAACAGAACATTGAGGAAAACATGACGATAGCTATGGAAGAAGCTCCAGAAAGTTTTGGCCAAGTAGTGATGCTCTATATTAACTGCAAAGTGAATGGACATCCTGTGAAAGCCTTTGTTGACTCAGGTGACGTCTCCATCTTTTGTGTCTTTGTCTCTCTATCCAACATTCTGACCTGACACAGAGAATGGGAGACCCCGGCGTCTCCCATTAAAGCTGGTGTTCGTCCTTCAGACTGCCAATCAACAGACCTGGGGGTGGTTATCTCACTTGCCAGTCTTCTTGTTTGTGATTTAATCATTTCTTCACCAATTTTATATTTGCAGTATCTCCTTTAtcttctgcttccctctcctgAGTTTCTAGGACACCCCTAAGGCATTGAGGAGTCTTGGGGTTTAGAGTGAGGGACTCTGAGAAGGAGGTGTGTGGAGTGTAGGTCAGACAGCCATTTCTGCTGGTCTGTGCCATCACTTTGCCAGGAGCGGTGAGGAAGTGTGGGCTATAGGTCATGGCTCTTGCCCTGAAGGAACTTGACAGCCAGGTAAGCAGGCAGGGAGTTCTGCACTTGGGGACTCAGACCGTCCCTGTACTAACTGTCACGTTATCTCTCTGTAACAGCTCTGTGCTGTTCACCACACACAGGCAGTACCGTGTGGGTGTGGCGTTGGCCATGTGTCTTTATTCTGGGTGCGACTTTCCCGAGTAGTAAAAGCTCCCGCTCAAGAAAGGTTCCCCCATTTGTTCATCCGCAAATACTTGAGCACGTGCTGGGTCTCAGCCACTGCTAAGAGCATGTTTACTCCCTGGGAGAAGTAAACTGGGGATTACTCAGCTTATGGATGTCTGCTGAGTGCTGCGTGCGGGGCCTCGTGCTGAGGGCTTGGGGGTAAGACTGACTGGTGCCTCACAGGGCTCCTGTGAGCCGAGCACCATGCCGATCCATGCTAAATTAACTAAGGTGCTTGGTGTGTACCACTTCATTCACTTTTATTCAGTCCCCAAAATGTCCCCCATAAACTGTGTCGTACCCctgtcttacagatgaggaaacttagagagagggggagtcCCTCTTCCAGGTATACAGAGTTCATGAGTAGTAGATTCTGGGTTCAGCCCTTGGTCTGCTTGATGCCGGAAGTCTtaaccactgtggaaaagtcAGGTGCATGTTGGATGAACCTAGAAACCACATTCTCTCTCTGACTGGGATGCTCGGGTGTGGCTTCAAAAGAGAGGGCATCTGAACTGAGCTGTCTCCatgggcaggggagtggggctTGGAGCTGAGGCttgggaaggggcaggagagcGGTGAAAGGGCCCCATTCCCACCCTGTACATCAGTAACTAGCTTTAGTGGAGTGAAGCGGGGAGGGacgaagaaaaataaaaactgcctTCCCAGTGTTcttaatgaaggaaaagttcctttttccttcattatttctggGACTTTCTGAATCTAACCTTCCTCAAATGCCAAGACCTTTCAGTGCCCATAAAGTGTAAAGTGCCTGATGAGCACTAACATGAAACGGGATTGAACTTGGGGAGACATCGCTGGGAAAGGACAGtctgctggggaggaggtgggcctTGAGCTGAGCCTGAAAGCATCAGTGGAGTTCAGAGAGAGTGGGAACAGGCGAAGGGACACCCTGCGGGAGGGTCACAGTGAGGAGAGGCAAAGGGAACACATTTCTCCTGGCGAAAGTGGAGGGTTTAGAGCATTTGGAATACAAGGCTGGTGTCTGAGTCTGTGGCCTACAAACAGCAGGTTTGAGGAGTGTGTCTTCCCACAGGCCAGCTCCCGCTGTGGGTGGGTGCATACCACTGCAAGAGAAAAGACCCCACTGCCAGCTTCCTGGAAGCGAGGAGGGTCTGATGAGTGGAATAGGCGGTGGGAGTTCACTTCTAGTTTTCAGAAAGACTGTATGCTGTATCATTTTAACTGGTAAATTAGTGCCCCAAAGTTTGGGGTAAAAATAATTTGGTGAGATGTTTGGGGAGAGACTGAAAGTGGATCTGAATGTAAAGCAGCACTTAGTGGGCGTTTCTGTCTGTAGACCGttggacttctgggaagtcctTTCCAGGTAGTTTGCTTTCCCTCAGTGTCAAGTTTCTGCACTGTTTCAGATTGCACTGTGGAACTGAAAGTTGAACTGTGCATAGTAGGAAACCGCTAGGTAGGAACAATGTTACACAGACCAAGCCTGGGGGTGTACTTGCTTTCTGCCCTGTTCTTAGtgctgcattttttattttaccacaCGCATGGGTTTTGTCTTCATTATCTGGTGTTTCCCTCTACCTCCAGGTGCCCAGATGACTATTATGAGCCAAGCGTGTGCAGAGAGGTGTAATATAATGAGGCTGGTGGATCGTCGGTGGGCAGGGATCGCCAAAGGAGTGGGCACCCAGAAGATTATTGGAAGGGTACATCTAGGTGAGCAAAAGGCACGGGGAGTCTCTGTAGGGCagtggatttaaaattttttctcttggaCAGGTACATCTGACCCAACGAGCCTTAACCCTGGAAATTGAAACGGAATGTTGAAGTCATGTGCATGTGTACGTTTTAGCTGGAGACCAGGAGCTGTCAGTCCCCTGGGTACTTCTGTTTTCTGCTCCTTGCAGATAGTTCCTTTCACCTGTTTTAGCAGATTTCGGTGCATGCCTCCGCGTGTCTAAGTAACATGCTCATAGCGCAGTCTTCCTGATGTGACTGACTGTGTAAATGCTATGGAGAGCCTGGCCATCTAATTGAAAACTAGTGCTTTCCTTTCGGAATTAGTAATTGtcgtcttctctctctttttttttttttttttttttttttttttttaatcattgggTTTTCTTGTGCATTAGCCATCACAAACACTTACTTACCTAGTTGTATGAATCTCGATACATTTGGTCTCATTGAAGATGCTCCTCCCAAGGCCTGGACTGTTAGGGCTGCTTCATAGTAGCTGCTGTTCTGGAATCTCCCCTGACTGGGTAtctgagggttcctttttctggGTCTTGTGTCAGACCACATGAGCCCcttgtcttcctctttttatGTCGCTCCTCAGTTTATTACAGGATGTCTTCCAGTAACTTAACCAGaatgagtcttttttcctctaCATTCCGCCAGTCTGGCTAGGCTGgaaatcattttccttcacaGTTTTTCACGGTACTGCTGTGGAAAAGCTGGCTGCTCTTCTGATCCTTGATCCTGTATGTGAAAGATTTCCAGTTCTGAAGGTTGTAGAATCTTTCCTTTGACCTTGgtgttttgaaattttacagTGATGTACTTGGGTGTAGCTTTCTTTTCATCCACTGTGCTGGGTGCCTTTCAGTCTGAAAAAATGGCTTAGAGAATGATTTCCTCCCTTCTAGGGTGTCTGTTATTCAGGGAGCATGATCTCCAATCCTGGGAGTTTGGGTGAGATGTCCTCAACTTGTCTTCCATCCTTTCCGTTacgttttgtatttttttgttttttgtgttagGTGGTTTTCTCAAGTCTCTGGTGATCCTTGACATCTGCTCCTATCGAAGAGCGGGACACCAAAAGGCTATTTAGGAAAGATTGCCTGGGTGGGCAGCCTggaagctgggagggagaaaaaggctCGCGTCCCAGCAAGCTTTCACGTGACCCCCTTGGTTTTGGTTAGGTGCTTGATGCTGTGCCCCGTCTTCCTCCAGGCCGGCCGCTGTTGTTGTGAgagcctctgcctctccctccggTCTGCAGCTgaggtagagggagggaggggcccccaGATCTAACGGTGCCTCGTAGACCTCGGCCCATCTCCCTGCTTTGGGCCTGCCTCTGGCCCTGTTTTCAGAGGTCCTGTTTCAGCCACGTCGTCAGCCTCTGGGAGTTCTGGGGTGGTCATCGGGCTGCTGCTCAGTTTTCCGTGCAGCCGTCCACCTTCTAGTTCCACAGCTGTTTCACTCGTCTCTTCCATTACTTTTGGCCTTGGTGGTTTTACCTTTACACAAaagtttttattgtgatttttataaGGGATAAATGGGGATAAATATGTGTGTTTAATCCTTC
This DNA window, taken from Desmodus rotundus isolate HL8 chromosome 3, HLdesRot8A.1, whole genome shotgun sequence, encodes the following:
- the LOC112299130 gene encoding protein DDI1 homolog 2 isoform X4, with protein sequence MLLTVYCVRRDLSEVTFSLQVDADFELHNFRALCELESGIPAAESQIVYAERPLTDNHRSLASYGLKDGDVVILRQKETADPRPPVQFPNACSCGSFEVNDQFSPTDLPRIDFRSIAVPGTSSSRQRQPPGAQQPHSSPGDIASSPQGLDNPALLRDMLLANPHELSLLKERNPPLADALLSGDLEKFSRVLVEQQQDRARREQERIRLFSADPFDLEAQAKIEEDIRQQNIEENMTIAMEEAPESFGQVVMLYINCKVNGHPVKAFVDSGAQMTIMSQACAERCNIMRLVDRRWAGIAKGVGTQKIIGRVHLAQVQIEGDFLACSFSILEEQPMDMLLGLDMLKRHQCSIDLKKNVLVIGTTGSQTTFLPEGELPECARLAYGAGREEMRPEEIADRELAEALQKSIQDAERQKP
- the LOC112299130 gene encoding protein DDI1 homolog 2 isoform X5; translation: MLLTVYCVRRDLSEVTFSLQVDADFELHNFRALCELESGIPAAESQIVYAERPLTDNHRSLASYGLKDGDVVILRQKETADPRPPVQFPNLPRIDFRSIAVPGTSSSRQRQPPGAQQPHSSPGDIASSPQGLDNPALLRDMLLANPHELSLLKERNPPLADALLSGDLEKFSRVLVEQQQDRARREQERIRLFSADPFDLEAQAKIEEDIRQQNIEENMTIAMEEAPESFGQVVMLYINCKVNGHPVKAFVDSGAQMTIMSQACAERCNIMRLVDRRWAGIAKGVGTQKIIGRVHLAQVQIEGDFLACSFSILEEQPMDMLLGLDMLKRHQCSIDLKKNVLVIGTTGSQTTFLPEGELPECARLAYGAGREEMRPEEIADRELAEALQKSIQDAERQKP